In one Moritella sp. 5 genomic region, the following are encoded:
- a CDS encoding dihydrolipoyl dehydrogenase, which translates to MNMINVDVAVIGGGTAGLGAYRAAKAHSDSVVIIEGGPYGTTCARVGCMPSKLLIAAAESVHHIQKAPGFGIHPQGETVINGVEVMARVKSERDRFVGFVVEGVDEIPAQDKVSGYAKFLNNTTLLVDDHTQINAKRIVIATGSRPAYPAIWNELGDRLVINDDVFEWDDLPKSIAVFGPGVIGLELGQSLKRLGVEVIMFGLGGQVGPLTDPAVMAYANKSFNEEFYLDADVKVESMKRQGDHVEIKYLDHQQALQTVNVEYVLAATGRRPNVDKIGLKNTTLELDERGVPTADYYTMQTSVESIFISGDASNQIPLLHEAADQARIAGDNAGRFPQIRAGLRRSVISAVFTDPQIAMVGETYKQIIERLGNCGCFETGTVSFENQGRSRVMLRNKGLLHVYAEHGTGLFLGAEMIGPDAEHLAHLLAWAHQQKMTVSEMLDMPFYHPVIEEGVRTALRDLNAKLHLGPDMIKHCMDCGPGC; encoded by the coding sequence ATGAATATGATAAATGTAGATGTAGCAGTAATTGGCGGTGGCACAGCAGGACTAGGCGCATACCGTGCAGCAAAGGCTCATTCAGATAGTGTCGTGATTATCGAAGGTGGCCCTTATGGAACAACTTGTGCGCGTGTTGGCTGCATGCCATCAAAACTACTGATTGCTGCAGCCGAAAGTGTACACCACATTCAAAAAGCACCAGGCTTTGGTATTCACCCACAAGGCGAAACCGTCATTAACGGTGTCGAAGTAATGGCGCGAGTTAAAAGTGAGCGAGACCGTTTTGTTGGCTTTGTCGTCGAAGGTGTTGATGAAATCCCTGCTCAAGATAAAGTGTCTGGTTATGCAAAATTCTTAAATAATACTACATTACTTGTTGATGACCATACGCAAATAAACGCTAAACGTATTGTGATTGCAACGGGTTCTCGTCCTGCTTATCCAGCTATATGGAACGAATTAGGCGACCGCCTTGTTATCAACGATGATGTCTTTGAATGGGATGATTTACCAAAATCAATCGCGGTGTTTGGCCCAGGAGTGATAGGTCTGGAACTAGGCCAGTCGTTAAAGCGCCTTGGTGTTGAAGTAATCATGTTTGGTCTTGGTGGCCAAGTGGGTCCATTAACAGATCCAGCAGTCATGGCATATGCGAATAAATCATTTAATGAGGAATTCTACCTCGATGCCGATGTCAAAGTTGAAAGCATGAAACGTCAAGGTGACCATGTTGAAATTAAGTATTTAGATCATCAGCAAGCACTACAAACGGTTAATGTTGAATACGTTCTAGCAGCCACTGGACGTCGTCCAAATGTGGATAAAATAGGCCTAAAAAATACCACCCTTGAACTGGATGAACGCGGTGTACCAACGGCAGATTATTACACCATGCAAACATCCGTAGAAAGTATCTTTATTTCGGGTGATGCCAGTAACCAAATACCACTATTACACGAAGCAGCCGACCAAGCACGTATTGCCGGTGATAACGCGGGACGTTTCCCACAAATCAGAGCGGGCTTACGTCGATCCGTTATATCAGCTGTATTTACAGATCCGCAGATTGCTATGGTAGGTGAAACATATAAACAAATCATCGAACGACTGGGTAACTGTGGTTGTTTTGAAACGGGGACTGTGTCATTTGAAAACCAAGGCCGATCACGTGTAATGCTACGTAATAAAGGTTTGTTACATGTATATGCAGAACACGGCACAGGTCTTTTCTTAGGGGCTGAAATGATTGGCCCCGACGCCGAACATTTAGCGCATTTATTAGCGTGGGCACATCAACAAAAGATGACCGTATCAGAAATGCTAGACATGCCATTCTATCACCCCGTTATTGAAGAGGGTGTAAGAACAGCACTACGAGACCTCAATGCTAAACTACATTTAGGCCCAGATATGATTAAACATTGTATGGACTGTGGCCCAGGCTGCTAG
- a CDS encoding LysR family transcriptional regulator ArgP yields MDYKLLHALQVVIEQQSFERAANVLCISQPAVSQRIKSLEEYVAQPVLIRSQPIVATDIGQRLLKHYKQVQHLEAELLPSISAASTDKAVVMVIAVNADSLATWFIPALAPLLKQYPIELNLHIMDEVRTLDKVKAGEAFGALSLQKKPLPGCESTLLGELNYALVATPAFVQQYLPEGITQKALRKAPAVSFDHKDDMHIKFIQQHFSLAGGSYPCHIVRSSEAFVAMANAGVAYCLIPELQIKDELASGQLVKLTDIQLTIPLYWHRWILLKGLYKQVSEQIMIAGKREIPC; encoded by the coding sequence GTGGATTATAAATTATTACATGCTTTACAAGTGGTAATAGAGCAGCAAAGTTTTGAACGAGCGGCCAATGTTTTGTGTATTTCACAACCTGCAGTATCACAGCGTATCAAGTCGTTAGAAGAATATGTGGCACAGCCAGTGTTGATCCGTAGCCAACCGATTGTGGCGACCGATATTGGCCAGCGCTTATTAAAACATTATAAACAAGTGCAGCACCTAGAAGCTGAATTATTACCGAGTATCAGTGCGGCATCGACTGATAAGGCTGTGGTGATGGTCATTGCAGTGAATGCTGATAGTTTAGCTACCTGGTTTATTCCTGCATTGGCACCGTTGTTAAAGCAATATCCGATTGAACTGAATTTACATATCATGGATGAGGTTAGAACCCTCGACAAAGTGAAAGCGGGAGAGGCGTTTGGTGCGTTGAGTTTACAAAAGAAGCCATTGCCGGGTTGTGAATCAACGTTATTGGGTGAGCTGAACTATGCCTTAGTGGCAACGCCAGCGTTTGTACAACAGTATTTACCAGAAGGTATAACTCAGAAAGCCCTGCGTAAAGCCCCTGCGGTGTCATTTGATCATAAAGATGACATGCACATTAAGTTTATTCAACAACATTTTAGTTTGGCTGGTGGCAGTTACCCTTGTCATATTGTGCGCTCGTCAGAAGCTTTTGTCGCAATGGCTAATGCAGGTGTGGCATATTGTTTGATCCCAGAGTTACAAATCAAAGATGAACTCGCATCGGGTCAATTAGTTAAGTTGACCGATATACAACTCACCATTCCTTTGTATTGGCATCGTTGGATATTGTTAAAAGGTTTGTATAAGCAAGTATCAGAACAGATCATGATTGCAGGAAAGCGTGAAATACCCTGTTGA
- the lysE gene encoding L-lysine exporter, with protein MLTATIQGLLLGGSMIIPIGAQNAYILNQGIKRNHHFLTASICIICDALLISAGVFGAGSLLALNPDLLQIITWGGIAFLSTYGAMSFRSAWQYKYGKTELDNKHKSRKMVVMATLAVTLLNPHVYLDTVVVLGSVGNQFSGDNRLAFAAGTILASILWFYGLAFSAAKFSNWLNQPKIQRVIDITVGCIMWLIAISLYRNLA; from the coding sequence ATGCTAACAGCAACAATTCAAGGGCTACTGCTTGGCGGTAGTATGATCATCCCTATCGGCGCACAAAATGCGTATATTTTAAATCAAGGGATCAAACGTAACCACCATTTTTTAACCGCTAGTATATGCATTATTTGTGATGCCTTACTAATCAGTGCTGGTGTGTTTGGTGCGGGTAGTTTGTTGGCATTAAATCCCGACTTACTACAAATAATCACTTGGGGCGGCATTGCATTTTTATCAACTTATGGCGCAATGTCATTTCGCAGTGCATGGCAGTATAAATACGGGAAAACTGAGTTAGATAACAAACATAAATCCCGTAAAATGGTAGTAATGGCAACGCTAGCGGTCACCTTACTTAACCCGCATGTGTATTTAGATACTGTGGTTGTGTTAGGGAGTGTCGGTAATCAATTTAGTGGCGATAACCGATTAGCTTTTGCCGCGGGTACGATTTTAGCCTCAATCTTGTGGTTTTATGGCCTAGCCTTTAGCGCAGCTAAGTTTTCGAACTGGCTCAATCAACCCAAAATACAACGTGTTATCGACATCACGGTCGGCTGTATTATGTGGTTAATCGCCATTAGTCTGTATCGTAACCTCGCATGA
- a CDS encoding LysR family transcriptional regulator — protein sequence MSLEQWYIFKVVVEQGSFQGAADYLIKSQSSISYAIQKLQDNLGVRLFAQQGRRAVVTEMGKKMLAQADELLMQATSIEQLAEEYSAGWEPLLKVMTTQLFPPQLLTDTLSLFSQQCVVTSIDFQQGTLSGVTDAATYGTADLIITSQIPTGFTGEKLCPAQLSRFVHHQHPLALLNRPLTLAELKSHAQIVMSDSSTYRSVDAGWLGSQQRWTVNNFHESLSLVKQGVGHATLPISRIQNELADGELVELTIEDHVRLDLSLYLVYANKKTLGPAGLLFAKLLKQQAKQYVIDA from the coding sequence GTGAGTTTAGAACAATGGTATATCTTTAAAGTCGTAGTCGAGCAGGGTAGTTTTCAGGGGGCAGCTGATTACTTAATTAAAAGCCAAAGTTCGATTAGCTATGCGATTCAGAAGCTGCAAGATAATCTGGGTGTGCGTTTGTTTGCACAACAAGGTCGCCGTGCGGTTGTCACCGAAATGGGTAAGAAGATGTTGGCTCAAGCGGATGAGTTATTAATGCAAGCGACAAGTATCGAGCAACTGGCTGAAGAATATAGCGCAGGTTGGGAGCCGTTGTTAAAAGTGATGACAACACAACTATTTCCGCCGCAATTGTTAACTGATACTTTATCCTTATTTTCTCAGCAATGCGTGGTGACCAGTATTGATTTTCAGCAAGGTACGTTATCAGGGGTGACGGACGCCGCAACTTATGGCACGGCAGACCTGATTATTACTAGTCAAATTCCCACCGGATTTACGGGAGAAAAATTGTGTCCAGCACAATTATCGCGTTTTGTTCATCACCAGCATCCGTTAGCCTTGTTAAATCGACCATTAACGCTTGCAGAATTAAAATCCCATGCCCAAATTGTGATGAGTGATTCGAGTACGTATCGTAGTGTTGATGCAGGGTGGCTAGGCTCGCAGCAGCGTTGGACTGTGAATAATTTTCATGAGTCGCTTAGCTTGGTTAAACAGGGGGTCGGGCATGCGACTTTACCCATTAGTCGCATCCAAAATGAATTAGCGGATGGTGAGCTGGTGGAACTCACGATTGAAGATCATGTGCGCCTTGATTTGTCGTTATACTTGGTATACGCAAATAAAAAAACCTTAGGCCCTGCTGGCTTGCTGTTTGCAAAACTATTAAAACAACAAGCCAAACAATACGTCATCGATGCTTAG
- a CDS encoding FMN-dependent NADH-azoreductase — MKILHIDSSLQGSNSTSSKIAKKLIDKLDVNAQQQQITYRDLNVSQVPHLTDAIFSAFHTPEAERTIEQQAAAAISDQLIDEVNNSDILIIAVPMYNFGVPSTLKAWIDHIARAGKTFAYTAEGPKPLLKMPKTYVIATRGGMYANTPADTQAPWLEQVLKFIGIPEVEFIFAEGLAMNSADDVLSNADARISELLSA; from the coding sequence ATGAAAATATTACACATAGACAGCAGCCTGCAAGGCAGCAATTCAACATCATCAAAGATTGCAAAAAAACTAATCGATAAATTAGATGTAAATGCTCAACAGCAACAAATCACCTATCGAGATCTCAATGTATCGCAAGTTCCACACTTAACCGACGCTATTTTTAGTGCGTTCCACACACCCGAAGCAGAGCGTACAATAGAACAACAAGCAGCGGCTGCAATATCAGACCAATTAATTGATGAAGTAAATAACAGTGATATCTTAATTATCGCCGTTCCTATGTATAACTTTGGTGTACCCTCAACCCTGAAAGCTTGGATTGACCACATCGCTCGTGCAGGTAAGACATTTGCCTACACAGCTGAAGGCCCAAAACCATTACTGAAAATGCCAAAAACCTATGTGATCGCAACCCGCGGTGGTATGTATGCCAACACACCAGCAGATACTCAAGCGCCTTGGTTAGAACAAGTACTTAAGTTTATCGGTATACCAGAAGTCGAGTTTATCTTTGCAGAAGGCCTAGCGATGAACTCGGCAGATGATGTATTAAGCAACGCAGATGCACGAATTAGCGAATTACTGAGTGCTTAA
- the rsuA gene encoding 16S rRNA pseudouridine(516) synthase RsuA — translation MRLDKFICQSTNLTRTLAKREIARSNVKIDGEVVRKADHKVTADMDVWFGGKSLSQRPPRYIMMHKPLDVICSTVDEEHQSVISLIEADKRDELHIAGRLDVDTTGLVLITDDGQWSHRVTSPKRECNKRYRVQLADPIAPTAVADFEAGIQLRSEDKPCLPAKLEILSEKEVLLTIQEGKYHQVKRMFASQGNRVVGLHREQIGAIVLDPALELGEWRFLTDEEAASI, via the coding sequence ATGCGTTTAGATAAGTTTATTTGCCAAAGTACTAACCTGACCCGTACCCTTGCCAAGCGTGAGATTGCACGCAGCAACGTAAAAATTGATGGCGAAGTTGTACGTAAAGCAGACCATAAAGTAACAGCAGACATGGATGTTTGGTTTGGTGGTAAATCATTAAGCCAACGCCCACCGCGTTATATCATGATGCATAAACCATTAGATGTAATTTGCTCAACAGTAGATGAAGAACACCAATCAGTGATCAGCCTAATCGAAGCAGACAAACGTGACGAACTACATATCGCTGGTCGCCTTGATGTTGATACCACTGGTTTAGTATTGATCACCGATGATGGCCAATGGTCACATCGCGTTACATCACCTAAGCGTGAGTGCAACAAGCGCTACCGTGTACAACTTGCCGATCCAATTGCACCAACAGCAGTAGCTGATTTCGAAGCCGGTATCCAGTTGCGTAGCGAAGACAAACCTTGCCTACCTGCTAAATTAGAGATTTTAAGCGAAAAAGAAGTACTGCTTACCATCCAAGAAGGTAAATACCACCAAGTTAAACGTATGTTTGCTAGCCAAGGTAATCGCGTTGTAGGTTTACACCGTGAACAGATTGGTGCGATTGTACTAGACCCTGCACTGGAGCTAGGTGAATGGCGTTTCTTAACAGACGAAGAAGCTGCAAGCATCTAA
- a CDS encoding metalloregulator ArsR/SmtB family transcription factor, whose translation MKEKTSEKILSLLKVEGALTAKVLASELGLTTMGVRQHLQALEDDGDISFEDKKAVRGRPTRYWSLTTQSNSHFSDRHEELSVQLIDSVKVIFGDEGLEQLIAHREQMSLALYSDRLASKPDLLGKLEALAELRSEEGYMATVVVDSDIDDKNTVYWLMENHCPICAAASRCLNFCRSELNLFQTLLAGIATVEREEHIVEGARRCAYKVTALETE comes from the coding sequence ATGAAAGAAAAAACCAGTGAGAAAATTCTTAGCCTGTTAAAAGTTGAGGGTGCGTTGACCGCTAAAGTACTTGCTAGTGAATTAGGTTTAACGACCATGGGAGTACGCCAACATTTGCAAGCGTTGGAAGATGACGGTGACATCAGCTTTGAAGATAAAAAGGCCGTGCGAGGTCGTCCAACCCGATATTGGTCACTAACAACGCAGAGTAATAGCCACTTTTCAGACCGTCACGAGGAACTCTCGGTACAGCTGATCGATTCAGTCAAAGTGATTTTTGGTGATGAAGGGCTTGAGCAACTTATCGCGCATCGAGAACAAATGTCATTGGCGCTTTATAGCGACAGGCTGGCGAGTAAACCTGATTTATTGGGTAAACTTGAAGCGTTAGCTGAGTTGCGCAGTGAAGAGGGCTACATGGCGACAGTGGTTGTTGATAGCGACATTGATGATAAAAATACTGTGTATTGGTTAATGGAAAACCATTGCCCCATTTGTGCAGCTGCATCGAGATGTCTTAATTTTTGTCGTTCAGAATTGAATTTATTTCAAACCTTGTTAGCCGGCATTGCGACAGTTGAGCGAGAAGAGCATATTGTCGAAGGAGCAAGGCGTTGTGCGTATAAAGTGACGGCACTAGAGACTGAATAG
- a CDS encoding NADPH-dependent FMN reductase, which translates to MELVIISGSQRHSSESAKVATYIASAASQFKTVQHIELCKYQLPFWDGDNESKSAPGCDWPLISEAIMQADALVLITPEWDGMATPILKNFLLMCEHKETAHKPALLVSVVSGINGANPIAELRMNGCKNNKLVAIPDHLIIRNVGDVLNAGTDNMPISERDDSIRHRISYSLHTLHQYGHALGQVRQLQQQQPYSQQEKYSYAM; encoded by the coding sequence ATGGAATTAGTTATTATTAGTGGTAGTCAAAGACACAGTTCAGAAAGTGCAAAAGTAGCGACTTACATCGCCAGCGCAGCAAGCCAATTTAAAACAGTTCAACATATCGAACTGTGTAAATACCAACTGCCCTTTTGGGATGGTGATAATGAAAGTAAATCAGCGCCAGGCTGTGATTGGCCACTGATCAGTGAAGCAATAATGCAAGCAGATGCATTGGTACTAATCACTCCAGAGTGGGATGGAATGGCAACACCCATTTTGAAGAACTTTTTATTGATGTGTGAGCATAAAGAAACAGCACATAAACCGGCACTACTTGTTTCTGTTGTCAGTGGCATTAATGGTGCGAATCCCATCGCTGAATTAAGAATGAATGGCTGTAAAAATAATAAGTTAGTGGCGATACCAGATCACTTAATCATTCGTAACGTCGGCGATGTATTAAATGCAGGTACGGATAATATGCCAATCAGCGAACGTGACGACAGTATTAGACATCGTATTAGTTACAGCCTGCATACATTACATCAATACGGCCATGCATTAGGACAAGTTCGTCAGTTACAACAACAGCAACCTTATTCCCAGCAAGAAAAATACAGTTACGCAATGTAA
- a CDS encoding VOC family protein: MIHLEHVNLIVRDIEETLTFYRAAFPHWSVRGGDKGEWSGKPRNWIHFGDDYQYLAFGDNGVGENRDLAGHQVGLAHFAYVTDDIAGVIKRLADAGFSIAKDGMDDEYRQNIYFLDPNGYEVEFVQYNTDVPNLRNRY, from the coding sequence ATGATACATCTTGAGCATGTGAATTTAATCGTACGCGACATCGAAGAAACACTCACTTTTTATCGTGCCGCATTTCCGCATTGGTCAGTGCGTGGGGGTGACAAAGGAGAATGGTCAGGAAAACCAAGAAACTGGATCCATTTTGGTGATGATTACCAATATCTCGCTTTTGGTGATAACGGTGTCGGTGAAAATCGAGACTTAGCTGGACACCAAGTAGGTCTTGCTCATTTCGCCTATGTTACCGACGATATTGCAGGCGTTATAAAACGTCTAGCCGATGCCGGTTTTAGCATTGCAAAAGATGGGATGGATGATGAATACCGCCAAAACATTTACTTCCTCGACCCCAATGGTTACGAAGTAGAGTTTGTTCAATATAATACTGATGTACCCAATTTAAGAAATCGCTATTAA
- a CDS encoding EAL domain-containing protein, whose protein sequence is MQSKISAKLLNSYSENIKTNLDHFLEQPFDTTLAIADNIQRNQLYQASDLTKIEDYLHSAISDIYYQQKQISTISFGSENKDYVGFSKNEDQDVSLILKDKRTNYELEFYHGESSDDIVDYSISNYDPTTRPWYAPFAKEKAAGWAKIYSNVDEKNTFTISSISPVINDDTLVGIVATDINLRHLSHFIEPENRHFKGITYITDNQNKLIASSLKASLTDNDNNRIQAKESHNTVIAANGLYIANRQLQNKHAPATFEFDQNGIRYFSRITAYSNNNLQWFIIVTLPENVLLDGLPNQQRLGLVAALTLAFFGLLMGLYLLRIITQPIMDIAAISQQLDHNNWDVTIREDIKLHETTQLISAFKSMSSRLESSFTTLRKQLLFDSLTGLLSRDGFVEKLNNPISQQQGILVLLGLRSFRHTNNSLGQNKSDLLLITIASRLQKTVADNVTISRIDKDTFAVFTPNFQDLEHSHAFAENLLTDFNRPFTINDTEVLVGANAGIMSGKFHDIDMDEWLRNSSLALTYAVKQEQIQRCHYQDYMITASQEQTRLTTDLQRAITNNEFAVYYQPVIDLTNNTIAGAEALVRWHSPIRGIVSPLDFIPVAEDTGMIVDIGKQILLQACSDTKLQIERGQWPVNFALHVNMSVRELLHPDYISTVKKILAITQLPAANLTLEITESRLVSQPLLTNQLLGQLRSLGIQIAIDDFGTGYSSLAYLTQLQFDALKIDRSFVSQMLDSESHAAIVAAIITMTSKFNAEIVAEGVETAEQAQHLKQLGCRYAQGFYYSRPKPLTEWDTENI, encoded by the coding sequence ATGCAGTCAAAGATTAGCGCTAAACTGCTAAATTCATACTCAGAAAATATTAAAACTAATCTCGATCATTTTTTAGAACAGCCTTTCGACACAACGCTCGCTATCGCAGACAATATTCAACGTAATCAACTCTACCAAGCATCAGATCTAACCAAAATAGAAGATTATCTACACTCTGCTATCAGCGATATCTACTATCAACAAAAACAAATCAGTACCATCTCATTTGGTAGTGAAAATAAAGATTATGTCGGATTTAGTAAAAACGAAGATCAAGATGTTTCGTTGATTTTAAAAGATAAGCGTACTAACTATGAGCTAGAGTTTTATCATGGGGAAAGCAGTGATGATATTGTCGATTATAGTATCAGTAATTACGACCCAACAACTCGACCATGGTACGCCCCCTTCGCAAAAGAAAAAGCCGCAGGATGGGCGAAGATATACAGTAATGTAGATGAAAAAAATACCTTTACCATTTCCAGTATTTCACCAGTAATAAATGACGACACATTAGTTGGTATCGTTGCTACTGACATCAATCTTCGCCATTTGTCTCATTTTATAGAACCTGAAAACCGCCATTTCAAAGGCATTACTTACATCACTGATAATCAAAATAAACTCATTGCTAGCTCACTCAAAGCATCGTTAACAGATAATGATAATAACCGCATCCAAGCAAAAGAAAGTCACAATACAGTTATTGCTGCTAATGGTCTATATATTGCCAATAGACAATTGCAGAATAAACATGCGCCAGCGACGTTTGAATTTGACCAAAATGGTATTCGTTACTTTAGCCGTATTACCGCTTACAGCAACAATAATTTACAATGGTTTATTATCGTTACTTTACCAGAAAATGTATTACTCGATGGGCTACCGAATCAACAACGCTTAGGTTTAGTAGCCGCACTGACACTGGCCTTTTTTGGCCTATTAATGGGTTTATATTTACTGCGTATTATTACCCAACCCATTATGGATATTGCCGCAATATCACAGCAACTTGATCATAATAACTGGGATGTAACGATTAGAGAAGACATCAAACTCCATGAGACGACCCAACTTATTTCTGCCTTCAAATCGATGTCATCCCGTTTAGAAAGCTCATTTACTACATTACGTAAACAACTACTGTTTGACAGTCTTACTGGCTTATTAAGTCGTGATGGTTTTGTTGAAAAGTTGAATAATCCGATTTCGCAACAACAAGGTATCCTTGTCTTGCTAGGATTACGTTCATTTCGTCACACCAATAACAGCTTAGGTCAAAACAAGAGTGATCTGTTACTTATTACTATAGCCTCACGTTTACAAAAAACCGTGGCAGACAACGTAACCATTAGCCGTATTGATAAAGATACTTTTGCCGTATTCACCCCGAACTTCCAAGATCTAGAGCACAGCCATGCGTTTGCCGAAAACCTATTAACCGACTTTAATCGCCCCTTCACGATTAATGATACAGAAGTATTAGTGGGCGCTAACGCAGGCATAATGAGTGGTAAGTTCCACGACATAGACATGGATGAATGGCTACGTAACTCAAGTCTCGCATTAACCTACGCGGTAAAACAAGAACAAATACAGCGTTGTCACTATCAAGATTACATGATAACAGCCTCGCAAGAGCAAACCCGATTAACCACAGATTTACAACGTGCGATCACCAACAATGAATTTGCCGTGTACTACCAGCCAGTGATTGATCTAACAAACAACACAATTGCAGGTGCAGAAGCCTTGGTTCGATGGCACAGCCCAATTCGTGGCATCGTATCACCGCTAGATTTCATCCCTGTAGCAGAAGACACGGGGATGATTGTCGACATAGGCAAACAGATCTTATTACAGGCATGTTCAGATACTAAATTACAAATAGAGCGTGGTCAGTGGCCAGTAAACTTTGCGTTACACGTGAATATGTCTGTACGTGAATTACTGCACCCTGATTATATCTCAACAGTAAAAAAGATCTTGGCGATCACTCAACTGCCCGCCGCCAATTTAACACTCGAAATCACCGAATCACGGTTAGTCAGCCAACCATTACTCACCAATCAACTGCTTGGTCAATTACGCAGTTTAGGCATACAGATTGCGATTGATGATTTTGGTACGGGTTACTCCTCCCTTGCCTACCTCACTCAATTACAGTTTGATGCATTAAAGATTGATAGATCCTTTGTCAGTCAGATGCTCGACAGTGAAAGCCATGCCGCTATCGTTGCAGCTATTATCACCATGACCAGTAAGTTCAATGCTGAAATTGTTGCCGAAGGTGTCGAAACCGCCGAACAAGCTCAACATTTAAAGCAACTGGGCTGTCGTTATGCACAAGGTTTTTATTATTCACGTCCTAAACCATTAACAGAATGGGACACTGAGAATATTTGA
- the gltS gene encoding sodium/glutamate symporter, translating into MEMDVRQTVIMAILVLFLGKYLTRKVAFLQEYNIPEPVSGGLIASILFAILYVVFDIELQFSLAVRDNLLIVFFTIIGLSSRITTLLKGGKPLIILLVIAVIYLFLQNFTGLTVAQFTQQLPEVGLIGGSVSLSGGHGTAIAWAPLFVDKYNISNAMEIGIACATFGLILGGVIGGPIAKYLISHYKLEPSKEPELTIGTLHQSKLQPKTKPTSPKSIVAPIDYHHMLNSIFIISISIGLGLGLNVIISNLGLHLPEFVTCLFAGIIVINLGPLIMPNLTWPERSRSLALISDLSLGLFLAMSLMSLQLWTLGGLGGPILIMLAAQVVIVTGFVIFVVFPLMGKDYDAAVMSAGYAGLALGATPTAIANMTAVTETFGASAKAFVVVPLVGAFFIDIANALIIQFLLDVFTL; encoded by the coding sequence ATGGAGATGGATGTTCGACAAACCGTTATTATGGCGATTTTGGTGTTGTTTTTAGGTAAATACCTGACACGAAAAGTCGCTTTTTTACAAGAATATAATATACCAGAGCCTGTTTCTGGCGGCTTAATTGCATCCATTCTATTTGCTATTCTCTATGTCGTATTTGATATCGAATTACAGTTTTCATTAGCGGTACGCGATAATTTACTTATTGTGTTTTTCACCATTATTGGCCTGTCATCTCGGATTACGACCTTGCTTAAAGGCGGAAAACCGTTAATCATCTTATTGGTTATCGCGGTGATTTATCTATTTTTACAAAATTTTACAGGTTTAACGGTGGCGCAGTTTACCCAGCAATTACCGGAAGTGGGGCTCATTGGCGGTTCGGTATCACTCAGCGGCGGGCACGGTACCGCAATTGCGTGGGCCCCTTTGTTTGTTGACAAATACAATATCAGTAATGCCATGGAAATAGGGATTGCTTGTGCGACATTTGGTTTAATTCTGGGTGGTGTGATTGGCGGTCCTATTGCCAAATACTTAATTAGCCATTATAAGCTTGAGCCAAGTAAAGAGCCTGAATTGACTATTGGTACGCTTCATCAAAGCAAGCTGCAACCTAAGACAAAACCGACATCGCCTAAATCCATTGTCGCGCCAATTGACTATCACCACATGCTTAATTCCATATTTATTATTAGTATAAGCATTGGCTTAGGACTGGGGCTTAATGTGATTATTTCCAACTTGGGTTTACATTTGCCTGAATTTGTCACCTGCTTATTTGCTGGCATAATTGTGATTAACCTTGGTCCCTTGATTATGCCTAATCTTACTTGGCCTGAGCGTAGCCGTTCATTAGCATTGATCTCCGATTTGAGTTTAGGGCTGTTCTTAGCAATGTCGTTAATGAGTTTACAGTTGTGGACCTTAGGTGGGTTAGGTGGGCCCATTTTAATCATGCTCGCAGCGCAAGTTGTGATCGTTACTGGCTTCGTTATATTTGTGGTATTTCCACTGATGGGTAAGGATTATGACGCGGCGGTAATGTCTGCAGGTTATGCGGGATTGGCGTTGGGGGCAACCCCGACCGCGATTGCTAATATGACGGCGGTAACCGAAACGTTTGGTGCGTCGGCAAAAGCCTTTGTCGTGGTGCCGCTGGTGGGCGCTTTCTTTATTGATATAGCTAACGCGCTTATTATTCAATTCTTGTTAGATGTTTTTACGTTGTAA